A section of the Hevea brasiliensis isolate MT/VB/25A 57/8 chromosome 17, ASM3005281v1, whole genome shotgun sequence genome encodes:
- the LOC110637790 gene encoding putative zinc finger protein At1g68190, whose amino-acid sequence MQKICEFCTALRPVVYCKADAAYLCLSCDAKVHSANALSNRHLRTLLCDSCRNRPAYARCLDHRMFVCRVCDQSIHGVSPQHQKWSVSSYLGCPSAKDFAALWGFELEELDKSAIQDQLFPASCASVQPSAASFDIPRPRESCQQIGSSSSTSKVNYSTFASGTHSEVQWSSKQTEISGTGQQQQNNDFILQQILDLKRLQLTEMDNSSPVVRAREEMDVSSSIFETLDKLDDSVDHFRHSQVPGNSGYPLQDLKVDSLPLSFSQPENLPLPSTAANPLLGESFWQCKSPIQSSQLWSQNMQDLGVCEDIVSHDDFNMPDLDITFRNFEELFGTEKDPDPIRALLDDKGASSSSVEDMSLGTSHNRNARTKEDTFIASSFYISQPGHMDKDKVPSSQIYDLPGTLHSPQTIRPSYSAMSFSLSRFSAESSGTEYLDSGLSPHVTGAEVGAEVSCHLPDIEGAHSDIKENGMTRYKVKQKTRVQEKQIRYGLKKARSDVRKRVKGRIMKKEDYDSDTINVTRSV is encoded by the exons ATGCAGAAAATTTGTGAATTCTGCACAGCATTGAGGCCGGTAGTTTACTGCAAGGCTGATGCAGCATATCTTTGCCTTTCCTGTGATGCAAAGGTGCATTCAGCTAATGCTCTCTCCAACCGACATCTGCGTACCCTCCTATGTGACTCATGCAGAAATCGCCCAGCTTATGCTAGGTGTTTGGATCACCGGATGTTCGTGTGTCGTGTCTGTGACCAGAGCATTCATGGAGTCTCTCCCCAGCATCAGAAATGGTCTGTCAGTAGCTACTTGGGATGCCCCTCTGCCAAAGATTTTGCAGCATTATGGGGTTTTGAATTGGAGGAGCTGGATAAAAGTGCTATTCAGGATCAGTTATTTCCTGCTTCATGTGCTTCTGTGCAACCTAGTGCGGCGAGCTTTGACATTCCCAGACCTAGAGAGTCATGCCAGCAAATTGGAAGCTCTTCAAGCACATCTAAGGTTAATTATTCAACTTTTGCCTCTGGCACACATTCTGAAGTGCAATGGAGCAGTAAACAAACTGAG ATATCAGGCACAGGTCAACAACAGCAAAATAATGACTTTATTCTGCAACAGATCCTTGATTTGAAAAGGCTCCAGCTGACTGAGATGGATAACAGTTCACCTGTGGTTCGTGCTCGAGAAGAAATGGATGTATCTTCTTCAATatttgaaactttggataagttggATGACAGTGTTGATCATTTTCGGCATTCTCAAGTTCCAGGTAACAGTGGCTATCCTCTTCAGGACCTAAAGGTGGACTCTTTGCCTTTGTCATTTTCTCAACCAGAAAATTTGCCCTTGCCTTCAACTGCTGCAAATCCTTTGCTTGGAGAATCGTTTTGGCAATGCAAAAGCCCAATTCAAAGTAGCCAG TTGTGGTCTCAAAATATGCAAGATCTTGGGGTCTGTGAAGACATTGTTTCTCATGATGATTTTAACATGCCTGATCTCGACATAACATTTCGTAACTTTGAGGAACTGTTTGGAACTGAGAAAGACCCAGATCCAATCAGGGCACTGCTTGATGATAAAGGTGCATCAAGCTCCTCTGTGGAGGACATGTCCCTTGGTACATCACATAACAGAAATGCAAGAACAAAGGAG gACACTTTTATTGCATCTTCTTTTTACATTAGTCAGCCTGGTCACATGGACAAAGACAAGGTTCCTTCTAGCCAGATTTATGACTTGCCTGGAACTCTGCATTCTCCTCAGACAATTCGGCCATCTTATTCAGCAATGTCATTCTCTCTTTCAAGGTTTAGCGCTGAAAGCAGTGGCACTGAATATCTTGATAGTGGACTTTCACCGCATGTCACTGGGGCTGAAGTTGGGGCTGAAGTTTCATGTCATTTACCAGACATTGAGGGTGCACATTCAGACATAAAAGAAAATGGAATGACAAGGTACAAAGTGAAGCAGAAGACTCGAGT GCAAGAAAAACAAATTCGATATGGACTGAAGAAAGCGAGAAGTGATGTACGGAAGCGAGTAAAAGGCCGAATTATGAAGAAAGAAGACTATGATTCGGATACTATTAATGTGACGAGAAGCGTTTAA
- the LOC110637791 gene encoding zinc finger CCCH domain-containing protein 15 encodes MQNDAASTTANDDLNIAAESQEFLPNEVDFTSIYCPKSSHTLTPFLDSRLVTQQQDLINRSALCLTRLREAAREVESLRLENAALRSVNRELNNQLSFVIQSSVQKHCLSSDCNTTPFEILNGFHNLCNIGGDGGEELCEDEIPTSVKERETVDATDRTSLPKSISVRSNGYLKTNQAGVSKTRGMTRPKTASPINGAQKVYVRGGKKEEKPLELEVYSQGMFKTELCNKWQETGTCPYGDHCQFAHGVEELRPVIRHPRYKTEVCRMVLAGDICPYGHRCHFRHVLTEQERFMGHLKPRAIKLER; translated from the exons ATGCAGAACGACGCTGCCTCCACCACCGCTAACGACGATCTCAACATTGCTGCCGAATCCCAAGAATTTCTCCCAAACGAAGTCGATTTCACCTCCATATACTGTCCCAAATCGTCCCACACACTCACGCCTTTCCTGGACTCTCGCTTGGTGACGCAACAGCAGGACCTGATAAACCGCAGTGCGCTTTGCCTCACGCGCCTTCGCGAGGCCGCCAGAGAAGTAGAGTCCCTACGCCTGGAGAACGCTGCTCTCCGATCTGTCAACCGCGAGCTAAACAACCAACTGAGCTTCGTAATTCAATCCTCGGTCCAGAAACATTGCCTTTCCTCTGACTGCAACACCACTCCATTCGAGATCTTGAATGGCTTCCACAATTTGTGCAATATTGGAGGTGATGGAGGAGAAGAACTGTGCGAAGACGAAATTCCTACGAGCGTAAAGGAGAGGGAGACCGTGGACGCGACGGATAGAACATCTTTGCCTAAGAGTATTTCTGTGAGGTCCAATGGATACTTGAAGACGAACCAGGCTGGCGTGAGCAAGACCAGGGGAATGACTCGGCCTAAAACTGCGAGTCCAATCAATGGAGCG CAAAAGGTTTACGTGCGCGGAGGGAAGAAGGAAGAGAAGCCCCTTGAACTCGAGGTCTACAGCCAAGGAATGTTCAAGACTGAATTGTGCAACAAATGGCAGGAGACAGGTACATGCCCATACGGTGACCACTGCCAGTTTGCTCATGGCGTTGAAGAGCTCCGCCCAGTTATCCGCCACCCTCGCTACAAGACCGAGGTTTGCAGAATGGTCCTTGCTGGTGATATCTGTCCTTACGGCCACCGCTGCCATTTCCGCCATGTCCTTACTGAGCAGGAAAGGTTTATGGGCCACCTGAAGCCGAGGGCAATCAAGCTTGAGAGGTAA